The sequence ggcgcccTTCCCTGCCAGGCAGAGCCGGCCCCAATGCCCTGGTGTCTGGGCCGAACCTCAGCTCCAGCGATTGGCCAGCTTCCTTCAACCCGCTCCCGCCCCGCCGCCTCGCTCAAACCCGGCgtccccttccagtcctaaacaGGGGAGCCGCtgtgcctcaccccagagctgggcgcatCTCATTGCGGGCAAGGGGCGTCTCTGGGTaaccagctgccccgccccgccccagaggtggccgcatctcagcaccgggcgaggggtccctgggtaaccagctgccccgccccgccccgccccgccccagaggtggctgcatctcagcgccgggcgaggggtccccgggtaaccggccgccccaccccagaggtggctacatctcagcaccgggcgcgGGGTCTCTGGGTaaccagctgccccgccccagaggtgggtgcatctcagcgccgggcgaggggtccccgggtaaccggccgccccaccccagaggtggccacatctcagcaccaggcgagGGGTCTCTAGGTaaccagctgccccgccccgccccagaggtgggcgcatctcagcaccaggcgaggggtccctgggtaaccagccgccccgccccagaggtggccgcatctcagcgccgggcaaGGGGTCTCTGGGTAACCAGCTGCcgtgccccagaggtggccacatctcagcaccaggcgagGGGTCTCTGGAtaaccagccgccccgccccagaggtggctgcatctccgcgcaaggcgaggggtccccgtgtaaCCGGCtgctccgccccagaggtggccgcaccgggcgaggggtctctgggtaaccagccgccccgccccagaggtggccgcatctcagcaccgggcgaggggtccctgggtaaccagccgcccgccccagaggtggctgcatctgagcgctacttcctccctctcccaggcCCCCAGAAGTCATGCTCCGAGAGCCGGGAGCTGGGGCGCAAGGTGCCCCCCCAGAAGCCTAAGCGGAGCCCCAACACCCAGCTGTCGGTCTCCTTCGACGAGACCTACTCCAGCCGCCCCCTGGCGACCCCCACGGGCGGGGGGGTGCCGCCGCGGTTCGGACGGGCCTTCTCCCACGGTCACGCCAAGGGCTCGGACCCCGAGGACGAGGAGCCCGTCTATATCGAGATGGTGGGGGACGTTTTCCGGGGTGCCGGGGGCCCCCAGCCGCCGCCCCCGTCGGGGGAGGAAGACTCCGACGAGAGCGAGGCGATCTACGAGGAGATGAAGTACCCGCTGCCCGAGGAGGCCAACGGCGTGGCCGCCTCCCCCCGCCCGCGCCAGGCCAAGGCCTCCCCCTGCGAcatccccccgcccttccccaacCTGCTGCAGCACCGCCCGCCCCTGCTGGCCTTTCCCCAGGGCCCGGCGCACAAAGGGCACAAAGCGGGCACCCAGGAACCCTCCAAGCTCCCCGTGCCCTGCCACGCCAAGGAGGCGCCGGCCGCGCCCCATGCGCCGGGGCACCCAGCCCTGGCGCCCTCCGGCCGCGCCCGCAGCCACTCCACCCCGCTGCCCCCGCAGCCGGCCGGGCAGCAGAAGGCGGAGAAGGAGCTGCCCAGTTCCCACAGCATGATCTGCCCCCCGGCCAAGCCGCTGCCCTCCATGCTGCCCGTGCCGCAGCCGGCCAAGGACAAGCCGGCGGTGGCCTACACCATGGTCTACTCGGCCGTCAAAGTCACCACCCACTCGGGGCTGCCGGCCGAGCAGAAGACGGAGAAGGAGATCTCGGTGCTCCACGGCATGCTGTGTGCCCGGCCGGCCACCGTGCCCGTGGGCAAGCCGGCCCCGCGCCCCGTGCCGCCGCTGGGCATGCTGTGGACTTACCCGGCCCCCTGCGGGGGGATGAAGCGCCCGCCGGCCTACGAGAGCGTCAAGGGGGCCGGGGCCAAGGCCGCGGCGGCGCCGCCCGTGGTGAAGTTCCAGCTGCAGGACCGCGGGGCCTTCGCCAGCATCGCCTGCTCCCACGTGGTGGCTGGCGCCGAAGAGGAGACGCTGGGCGTGGGGTGGGCGCTGCAGCGGAAGGGTCTCTATGCCAACTGGAAAGGCAAGGAGCCGGAGAGTGAGTattgggaatggggcagggcctgtcccctccggggggcgccggctcccacccggccccagggcggggactggctggctcaggggggcagggaatggggcaggggcctgtcccctccggggggcgccggctcccacccggccccagggcggggactggctggctcaggggggcggggaatggggcaggggcctgtcccgtctagggggcaccggctcccacccggccccagggcggggactggctggctcaggggggcagggaatggggcaggggcctgtcccctctggggggcgccagctcccacccggccccagggcagggactggctggctcaggggggcggggaatggggcaggggcctgtcccctctggggggtgcCGGCTCCCACCCGGGCCCAGGgccgggactggctggctcagggggtggagGATTCGAACACGTTCCCCTCTGACCCTGTCCTTTGCCCCGGCAGAGCCCGCCGAGGGCGCCCGGGTCTGGAACGGCAGCGGTGAGGCGCAGCTGAAGCCGGAGAAGGAGGAGAAAGCCCTGGCGGGGCCTGTGCTGTCAGGGATCCCTGTCCGGGCCCCGGGCCCCGAGGGAATGGTGCCCAAGATGCCGGGCTGCCGAACAGGGCTGCCTGTGCCATGCCAGACCTTCCCTGCCTGCCACCGCAATGGAGGTACCCCCGGCCGCTGTGGGGGAAGCGGGATGGGGGGCTGCCCCGGGGCGGGGGATTTGGCATGGATTGGGGGAGGTGAGCTCCGCGGGGACGGGAGCGGGAGCCGGTACTGGCCCC is a genomic window of Mauremys reevesii isolate NIE-2019 linkage group 14, ASM1616193v1, whole genome shotgun sequence containing:
- the NYAP1 gene encoding neuronal tyrosine-phosphorylated phosphoinositide-3-kinase adapter 1, translated to MTTSPQEALISAFLQFIEERGSRAYGALSQTRQPLRRDMNLLYRKSKLEGRQHKDEEPKKGSAKDSGAGKIRDVASFRRHFRMGFMTMPAWQEHAPHPCASGMAPRSLSCHSVGSVENGEGAAGARKPPAKPKRHPSTKLSMAGEGRAAEPAGSRKTGPQKSCSESRELGRKVPPQKPKRSPNTQLSVSFDETYSSRPLATPTGGGVPPRFGRAFSHGHAKGSDPEDEEPVYIEMVGDVFRGAGGPQPPPPSGEEDSDESEAIYEEMKYPLPEEANGVAASPRPRQAKASPCDIPPPFPNLLQHRPPLLAFPQGPAHKGHKAGTQEPSKLPVPCHAKEAPAAPHAPGHPALAPSGRARSHSTPLPPQPAGQQKAEKELPSSHSMICPPAKPLPSMLPVPQPAKDKPAVAYTMVYSAVKVTTHSGLPAEQKTEKEISVLHGMLCARPATVPVGKPAPRPVPPLGMLWTYPAPCGGMKRPPAYESVKGAGAKAAAAPPVVKFQLQDRGAFASIACSHVVAGAEEETLGVGWALQRKGLYANWKGKEPEKPAEGARVWNGSGEAQLKPEKEEKALAGPVLSGIPVRAPGPEGMVPKMPGCRTGLPVPCQTFPACHRNGDLTGGYRLGRSASTSGVRHTVIHTQRPCSHPKDAASLGGVAPGAQERDGKLLEVIERKRCVCKEIKARQRPERSLCKQESMPILPSWRRSTDSRKAGTPPCRRQHTVLWDTAI